The Bacillus rossius redtenbacheri isolate Brsri chromosome 5, Brsri_v3, whole genome shotgun sequence region TTCGAAGCAAACCTTAAGTCCTGATCCATCAAAAATTCTTGCATCATGGCATGAACCAGGTCTTGTAGCacaaatgtcaataattttcatTTGGGCGCTGACAGCAACCTGCACCAAAAATACATTTGCGGTGTAACAAGAATAGGCTTATGTTAAAATTGGCTTAGCACTAAAAAAGATAATGTATTTACATgcatttgaagttatacttctttttaaTAGAATAAACTAAACTATTTTAGGTAAAAAATCtgtttcatgtatccaagttaaccccttgagcctgatggcatgatcttgtggtacattatgcttgctgttttaatttattacattgacAGATCCTGAACATAATATTACAATGCAAACAAATTGTCAGGTttagtgaaattttatttttgaattcaaCTTGTGATCAAAATTCATTTTCATGTTATCTTGAGTCCAGGATCTGTCGacacaataaattaaaacaaccaccatcatttaccacaggatcaattatacaggatcatgctatcaggatcaaggggttaacttggatacgtcATACGTAACTTTTAccacattatataaaaataaatttacttcaaaattcataaaaagtggcTACATTGTTTATGTAATCAAAAAATTTTTATAGCAcattgtatgtatgtacatatatatatatatatatttttaagtacatgGCTTTACAGAATGTAGTAaggcttaatttatttttcaaaagcaattccaacacataatgtacttttttattttataaacttaaaatattggTGGCTCAGTAACAGCGATAGTTTATTTTCAAAGTCGGACCAGGAGAGAAATATTTCTTTATCTCCATTTTTAAATTTGCTTTAAGGGATATGAGAACGGGACAAGGCTGGTTTTATGAAATTTTACGTAGACAGCGCTAAACCCACCTGGACATTCAGAGAAAAAATCCCATGTCTATTTCTGAACacttctcctctatctcctccaGGATTTGCAATTGGAACATGAGTGCAGTCTATTGCAGCAACAACACCAGGGAAATTtccaatttcaaaaaatttttgcaTAGCACCATTCATTTCCTCATCTGTGTTGGGTAGCTTGATGTGGTGTCTCAGCTGTCCAGCTAGAGCTTCCGTAACAGCTTTAACTATTGCTCCCGCTGTACTTCGGCTTAGGCCACTCATGTCCCCACATACTTcctgtaaaaataaaaagatttataaATTACACATGATAGGTAATGTATagtattactttttaaaacaaaactaacaATCTTGACTTAGCAAACTTACAAGGTAAAAATATGTTACCAAATGAGAATATTTAACATCATATATTTAACTTTCAACTGCAAcataagttttattaaatttttaaaagttgtttttaattCTGGACATATGAGTAGAAGAACTTCCTTATAGTTTTAATACCACTCTTTTCTGTTATGTCTACAAGTCTACATGTACCAAAGTAATAAAGTacctaaaaagtataaaattttgtaaaatatataaagaaGGTAAATTAAATGAGTggtgaaataaattataacatacataTATTCTTGTTACACTATTAATTTGTATTTGCAATGGAAATTTACATGGTACAATAGATCAAGGTGTAGGTATGACGTTGAGGCAAGTCCCAACAAACttaatttatgataaaaaaaaaattaaatttatgtgtcTGTTACGAGCTACATGAACAGTACGAAGTCAAAGCTAAAACACATTCACGACAAATCTTTACATAAGAGCAgctatttgtttacttttgtttaggttaggcctactatGCCAGTTAAAATCTATCATTACATGACATCAAAACAGTCCATGGATAAATACAGCTTAAATACTTACGTGAAAACTCCCAGTTGCATAAAACCGCAAGGCCAACAATAACTGCCTCTCTGCAGGAATCGGCAAACCACGATTATCTGGTTTTTCCAAATGCTGAACAAATGGGTACAGGACATTTCTAACCACCTCTTTTGAGAAtcgaaatttattttgaaactcCTTTTCTCTGTAGATTTCAAAGGGATCTGGCGTATTTCTTATATATCGTTTAGGAAGCCGAACATGATCTTCCAATTCTTCGTAAAATTCAAAAACTCCATTTATGTGATTTCTTAACTCATCCAAATCCGCCGCCATTGTCAACAAAACGTTATGAAATACGCCGAACAGACTTTCGATAGAGCTTCAGACCTCATTCACTCAAGAGTGGAGAGCCATCCGTACCTAGCAGTCATCCAGCTACCGAAAGAGGTCTATAATACGAATTCCGCACTGAAGAGGATTTCGGATACTGGGTGATAACCGAATGCCGACTATAGTCCCGGcccttagtgagaccgcgggcttccttctctctctctctcattctacctctctctgcccacccatccgctagcgactcttcgtgagactcttagtgagaccgcgggcatccctctctccaacttccatcctttctgctagcgactctttgtgagaccgcgggcatcctctcttctacactTCCTGCTAAccactccttgtcagcacgtcctcggtcagctgcactgggccgaactgtccactcccgcctcagagtgtgaggctgctctacccaagagctggcgccgggcaaacaacacaactgaacgaccgagcgacgcccaccccgtctccacagcttcaccagagacgaggccgcgacatttggcgcccgaacgTGTGGCACTCCATCATCGAGACTACCAGAGTTCATGAACAGTCAGCAGGATTCGGCGACCCGAAATGTGTATATTCACTAAACAAGTGTAGAAGAATGTGTGCAGGACAGAACTTGTAGAAATTCGTgacacaatgctaccacacagactgacaaccacaggcgaaacaggtcaaccaccaagggacttggacctaatgacaggagaggaacagtggcacaacacatctgagtgcaaaccagtgagagcagatttagcaatgggtacattggtttgggatacaatagcaacaccaag contains the following coding sequences:
- the LOC134531635 gene encoding putative nuclease HARBI1, with the protein product MAADLDELRNHINGVFEFYEELEDHVRLPKRYIRNTPDPFEIYREKEFQNKFRFSKEVVRNVLYPFVQHLEKPDNRGLPIPAERQLLLALRFYATGSFHEVCGDMSGLSRSTAGAIVKAVTEALAGQLRHHIKLPNTDEEMNGAMQKFFEIGNFPGVVAAIDCTHVPIANPGGDRGEVFRNRHGIFSLNVQVAVSAQMKIIDICATRPGSCHDARIFDGSGLKVCFEEQRIKGIMLGDSGYPCLPYLFTPLLNPQTEAEERYNVAHIRTRNIVERTFGVWKRRFRCLTKKLEHKPENIVAIICATAVLHNISLDVEAPLPEDEFPWVDVFGAPIAAEAAAGNRNRLGHLIRADFIQRRFM